From a region of the Coprococcus comes ATCC 27758 genome:
- a CDS encoding AI-2E family transporter, whose protein sequence is MDLSRCSMKKIRELIVFTAFLVVALWKFDVVIEVLKSIWKIVFPFALGGAIAFVINVPMSFLEKKMLGKIKENNKIGKKAARPISLLLTIILAAGVMVLVMFGVIPQLTQTMGNLMTSISDFIPQMQNWIREFSHDNQDIMKLVDQLQFQPDQAIKWGISLLGNGAGNMMNTTMSAVGSIASGLATFFISFSFACYILFQKEKLHLQVRKVIFAFIPKQKADAILNICSLTYRTFANFLAGQCLEAVILGMMFVITLSILKMPYALLIGILIAFTALVPIFGAFIGCAVGSFLIFMVNPKQAVLFIIVFLLLQQIEGNLIYPHVVGGSVGLPSIWVLAAVTIGGNLMGIIGMLIFIPLVSVFYTIFREFVYLRLKKQHIKRVTRTDVEEYAEEEIASSFIVPNEK, encoded by the coding sequence GTGGATTTAAGTAGATGTTCTATGAAAAAAATTCGAGAACTGATTGTGTTTACGGCATTTCTTGTAGTTGCTTTGTGGAAATTCGATGTGGTGATTGAAGTGCTGAAGTCAATATGGAAAATTGTGTTTCCTTTTGCGCTTGGTGGTGCAATTGCCTTTGTGATTAATGTACCAATGAGTTTCCTAGAAAAGAAAATGCTCGGAAAGATAAAAGAAAATAATAAAATAGGAAAAAAAGCTGCGAGACCGATAAGCCTGCTTCTTACAATTATATTGGCAGCAGGTGTAATGGTATTGGTAATGTTTGGTGTGATTCCACAGCTTACACAGACCATGGGAAATCTGATGACGAGTATTTCAGATTTTATTCCACAGATGCAAAACTGGATTCGGGAATTTTCACATGATAATCAGGATATTATGAAATTGGTAGATCAGCTGCAGTTTCAGCCTGATCAGGCAATTAAATGGGGAATAAGTCTTCTTGGAAACGGAGCCGGAAATATGATGAATACGACGATGTCAGCAGTAGGTTCCATTGCCAGTGGATTAGCGACCTTTTTTATTTCGTTTTCCTTTGCATGCTATATTCTTTTTCAGAAGGAAAAATTACATTTACAGGTAAGAAAAGTGATTTTCGCTTTTATTCCAAAACAAAAAGCAGATGCAATTCTTAACATATGTTCGCTGACATATCGGACATTTGCAAATTTTCTTGCAGGGCAGTGTCTGGAAGCAGTAATTCTCGGAATGATGTTTGTTATCACGCTAAGTATTTTAAAAATGCCATATGCACTTTTAATTGGAATTTTGATCGCGTTTACCGCATTGGTTCCTATCTTTGGAGCCTTTATTGGCTGTGCCGTGGGAAGTTTTCTGATCTTTATGGTAAATCCAAAACAGGCAGTTTTATTTATTATAGTTTTTCTGCTTTTGCAGCAGATAGAAGGTAATCTGATCTATCCTCATGTGGTTGGCGGATCAGTAGGACTTCCATCAATTTGGGTACTGGCGGCAGTTACAATCGGCGGAAATCTTATGGGAATTATAGGTATGCTGATTTTCATTCCACTTGTATCGGTATTTTATACTATATTCCGGGAGTTCGTATATCTGCGCCTAAAAAAACAACATATAAAACGAGTAACGAGAACGGATGTGGAAGAGTATGCGGAGGAGGAAATTGCGTCATCCTTTATCGTGCCGAATGAAAAATAA
- a CDS encoding cation-translocating P-type ATPase, producing MKEIYQQTVEEVLERVNGKKSGLTSEQVKRSREKCGWNELTEGKKKGILQIFFEQYKDFLVLILIASAIISGMLGDVESAAVIVTVITINAILGTIQTVKAEQSLQSLKNLSGPEAKVLRDGTVVQIPARELVVGDVILLEAGDMIPADGRLIENASLKIDESALTGESLAVEKNMDTILTEAPLGDRTNMLFSGSFVTYGRGKAVVTDIGMQTEVGKIAGLLKSTSEKQTPLQVSLEVFGKKLSIMILVFCGLLFAINVFRGEKISSAFMFAVALAVAAIPEALSSIVTIVLSFGTQKMAKEHAIIRKLQAVEGLGSVSIICSDKTGTLTQNKMTVEDYYIDGKRISAEAIDISDQAQKCLLNYSILCNDSTNENGVEIGDPTETALINLGSRYGIEAASVRKLYPRNGELPFDSDRKMMSTLHLIDGKNRMIVKGAVDKLLERTEQIWTKEGIRKITEEDKEKIQRQNQEFSMEGLRVLAFTYREIPENHTLTTQDEDHLVFLGLIAMMDPPREESKAAVAECIKAGIRPVMITGDHKITAAAIAKRVGILHDLSEACEGADIENMSDEELKEFVPNISVYARVSPEHKIRIVRAWQERGMIVAMTGDGVNDAPALKQADIGVAMGMTGTEVAKDAAAMVLTDDNFATIVKAVENGRNLYQNIKYAIQFLLSGNFGAILTVLCSSVAGLPVPFAPVHLLFINLLTDSLPAIALGLEPDRSEVMSEKPRLADESILTKDFLSKIGLEGLVIGAMTMISFLTGYNQNGTLLGSTYAFGTLCLARLFHGYNCKSDHPVIFTKGLFHNKWLQGAFVLGAVLITTVLTVPGFHNLFKVETLNLMQLGCVYLYAFASLLIIQLLKCIRMKLRKRGER from the coding sequence ATGAAGGAAATTTATCAGCAGACGGTAGAAGAGGTTCTTGAAAGGGTGAATGGCAAGAAATCTGGGCTTACGAGTGAACAGGTGAAAAGATCCAGAGAAAAGTGTGGGTGGAATGAACTTACAGAAGGAAAGAAGAAAGGTATCCTGCAGATTTTCTTTGAACAGTATAAGGATTTTCTTGTACTGATTCTAATTGCATCAGCAATCATATCTGGTATGCTTGGAGATGTGGAAAGTGCGGCAGTTATCGTGACGGTTATTACGATCAATGCAATCTTGGGAACAATACAGACGGTAAAAGCAGAACAATCTCTGCAGAGTTTAAAGAATCTTTCTGGCCCGGAGGCAAAAGTATTGCGTGATGGTACAGTCGTTCAAATTCCGGCAAGAGAACTGGTTGTTGGAGATGTGATACTGCTTGAAGCAGGAGATATGATTCCGGCTGATGGAAGACTGATTGAAAATGCAAGTCTTAAGATTGATGAGAGTGCTCTTACAGGAGAAAGTCTTGCAGTTGAGAAAAACATGGATACAATATTGACGGAAGCGCCACTTGGTGATCGGACAAATATGTTATTTTCCGGTAGTTTTGTAACGTATGGGCGTGGAAAAGCTGTTGTAACGGATATAGGAATGCAGACAGAAGTCGGAAAGATTGCAGGACTTTTGAAGTCAACTTCGGAAAAACAGACACCACTTCAGGTGAGTTTGGAAGTCTTTGGAAAGAAGCTTTCTATTATGATTCTGGTATTTTGCGGACTCTTATTTGCAATAAATGTGTTCCGCGGTGAAAAGATCAGCAGTGCATTTATGTTTGCAGTAGCACTTGCAGTAGCAGCAATTCCTGAAGCGCTAAGTTCTATCGTGACAATTGTACTTTCTTTCGGAACACAGAAGATGGCAAAAGAGCATGCAATCATTCGTAAACTACAGGCGGTAGAAGGACTTGGAAGTGTTTCTATTATTTGTTCGGATAAGACAGGAACGCTCACACAGAATAAAATGACGGTTGAAGATTATTATATAGATGGAAAAAGAATTTCAGCAGAGGCAATTGATATATCAGATCAGGCACAAAAATGTCTTTTAAATTACAGTATTCTATGTAATGATTCGACAAATGAAAATGGAGTAGAAATTGGAGATCCAACAGAAACAGCATTGATTAATCTTGGAAGTCGATATGGGATAGAGGCGGCAAGCGTAAGAAAGCTTTATCCAAGAAATGGAGAACTGCCATTTGACAGTGATCGAAAGATGATGTCAACACTTCACCTGATAGATGGTAAAAATCGAATGATTGTAAAAGGTGCAGTCGACAAGCTCCTGGAACGTACAGAGCAAATCTGGACGAAAGAGGGAATTCGAAAAATTACTGAGGAAGATAAAGAAAAAATACAACGTCAAAATCAGGAATTTTCGATGGAAGGTTTAAGAGTACTGGCTTTTACCTATCGTGAAATTCCTGAGAATCACACATTAACGACACAAGATGAGGATCACTTAGTATTTCTTGGTTTGATTGCGATGATGGATCCTCCGAGAGAAGAATCAAAAGCTGCGGTAGCGGAATGTATAAAAGCGGGAATTCGACCGGTTATGATCACCGGAGATCATAAAATTACAGCAGCAGCAATTGCAAAGAGAGTTGGAATATTACATGATTTATCGGAAGCCTGTGAAGGGGCAGATATAGAAAATATGAGTGACGAGGAACTCAAAGAATTTGTCCCAAATATTTCTGTGTATGCAAGAGTGTCACCGGAACATAAAATCCGCATTGTTCGGGCATGGCAGGAAAGAGGAATGATTGTGGCAATGACAGGAGACGGTGTCAATGATGCACCGGCATTAAAGCAGGCAGATATTGGTGTTGCAATGGGAATGACCGGAACGGAAGTTGCGAAAGATGCAGCAGCGATGGTACTTACAGATGATAACTTTGCAACAATCGTAAAAGCAGTGGAAAATGGACGAAACTTATATCAGAATATCAAGTATGCGATACAGTTTCTTTTGTCAGGAAATTTCGGAGCAATTTTAACCGTTCTTTGTTCATCGGTTGCAGGACTTCCGGTGCCATTTGCACCAGTACATTTACTCTTTATTAATCTTTTGACGGATAGTCTTCCGGCAATTGCGTTAGGCTTAGAGCCGGATAGAAGTGAAGTGATGAGTGAAAAACCGAGATTGGCAGATGAGTCGATATTGACAAAAGATTTTCTTAGCAAAATCGGTCTGGAAGGTTTGGTAATTGGAGCAATGACAATGATCAGTTTTTTGACAGGATACAACCAGAATGGTACATTGCTTGGAAGCACGTATGCTTTTGGAACTCTTTGTCTGGCACGTTTGTTTCATGGATATAATTGCAAATCAGATCATCCGGTCATTTTTACAAAAGGTCTCTTTCATAACAAGTGGCTTCAGGGAGCATTTGTGTTAGGTGCAGTACTCATTACAACAGTACTGACGGTTCCTGGTTTCCATAACTTATTTAAAGTGGAAACTTTGAATCTGATGCAGCTTGGATGTGTATATTTATATGCTTTTGCAAGCCTTCTGATTATTCAATTACTTAAGTGTATACGTATGAAACTAAGAAAAAGAGGGGAAAGATAG
- a CDS encoding CDP-alcohol phosphatidyltransferase family protein yields MQSEVNQEENLNRIITVPNLLSFFRFCLIPVIIWSYCVKENPLLAGEILLLSGLTDLADGYIARRFHMISNLGKILDPVADKLTQAAMLICLFTRFPHMLPLIVIMAVKELYMAVSGCLVIRKTGKVHGADWHGKIVTFLLYGTAAVHIIWFHITPMVSDLLIGLCAIMMVVSVVLYIIKNTRTLRGETV; encoded by the coding sequence ATGCAGAGTGAAGTGAATCAGGAAGAAAATTTGAATAGAATTATTACAGTACCTAATTTGCTTTCTTTTTTTCGGTTTTGTCTGATTCCAGTAATTATATGGAGTTATTGTGTAAAGGAAAATCCTTTGTTAGCAGGAGAAATCTTATTGCTATCCGGTCTTACGGATCTCGCTGATGGATATATTGCAAGAAGATTTCATATGATTAGCAATCTAGGAAAGATTCTCGATCCGGTTGCCGATAAGCTGACACAGGCAGCAATGTTGATTTGCTTGTTTACTCGCTTTCCACATATGCTCCCGTTGATCGTTATAATGGCAGTTAAGGAACTTTATATGGCGGTTAGTGGATGCCTTGTGATACGAAAAACAGGAAAAGTGCATGGTGCAGACTGGCATGGAAAAATAGTAACCTTTTTATTATATGGAACTGCAGCGGTGCATATTATATGGTTCCACATTACACCGATGGTATCAGATCTGTTAATTGGTTTGTGCGCTATAATGATGGTTGTATCAGTTGTTTTGTACATTATCAAGAATACCAGAACACTTAGGGGAGAGACTGTATAA
- a CDS encoding FUSC family protein encodes MTFYQELQLNQAGSKNLLKKSETVKEKSYHILVYLVKIAVTMAFCFLFVTIFSILFGNENSIVGVVVLLCLMVFRNADLGIHTGQSTMLLALFFVIMTVCPHLANQFSPVLGMLLNIAALAVLILFGCHNPFMFNQSTLVLGYLLLYGYDVTGKSYQMRLVGMALGAALTCFVFYRNHKNRTYKRNLKDLIQEFDITSSRTKWQICQILCVPIVLCIAELCNMPRAMWAGIAAMSAILPFMEDMHYRVRKRIVGNIAGVICFTVLYFLLPSSIYAYIGILGGIGVGFSAQYGWQAVFNTFGALAIAAETYGLQGAVSLRVIQNVFGVVFALAFCVIFYWFMSKKKESDVTVHAE; translated from the coding sequence ATGACATTTTATCAGGAATTGCAGTTAAATCAGGCAGGTTCTAAAAATCTGTTGAAAAAGAGTGAAACAGTGAAAGAAAAATCATATCATATACTGGTATATTTGGTAAAGATAGCTGTTACAATGGCATTTTGTTTTTTATTTGTTACTATTTTCAGTATCTTATTTGGAAATGAGAACAGCATTGTAGGTGTAGTGGTCTTATTATGTCTCATGGTGTTTAGAAATGCGGATCTGGGGATCCACACCGGACAATCTACGATGCTTTTGGCTTTGTTCTTTGTAATTATGACTGTATGTCCGCATTTAGCAAATCAGTTTTCACCGGTATTGGGAATGCTGTTAAATATTGCGGCACTGGCTGTGTTGATTCTGTTCGGATGCCATAATCCATTCATGTTTAATCAATCTACATTGGTTCTTGGGTATCTGCTGCTATATGGTTATGATGTTACGGGAAAAAGCTATCAGATGCGATTAGTCGGAATGGCTTTAGGTGCAGCACTTACCTGCTTCGTATTTTATCGAAATCATAAAAACAGAACTTATAAAAGAAATCTGAAAGATCTGATACAAGAATTTGATATCACTTCTTCCAGAACAAAATGGCAGATATGTCAGATTTTATGCGTACCGATTGTCCTTTGCATTGCAGAACTTTGTAATATGCCACGTGCAATGTGGGCTGGTATTGCGGCCATGTCCGCGATTTTGCCGTTTATGGAAGATATGCACTACAGAGTCCGTAAAAGGATTGTCGGAAATATTGCAGGTGTTATATGTTTTACAGTATTATATTTTCTGCTTCCTTCGTCAATCTATGCATATATAGGAATTCTTGGTGGAATCGGTGTAGGATTTTCAGCACAATATGGCTGGCAGGCAGTATTTAACACATTTGGTGCTTTAGCCATTGCTGCAGAGACTTATGGACTACAAGGAGCGGTTAGTCTTAGAGTGATTCAAAATGTTTTTGGTGTTGTGTTTGCTTTAGCATTTTGTGTTATATTTTATTGGTTTATGTCTAAAAAAAAGGAAAGTGATGTGACTGTACATGCAGAGTGA
- a CDS encoding HAMP domain-containing sensor histidine kinase, protein MEQKKEKGLRIRSCLTGAIWLALVFSTVISALLFAFLNHFFNLPGSIPVLGWLLIFNTLIAGLITSFINAKLLEPITRLSKAMKEVSQGDFEQHLETNSRIAEVGESYQSFNVMTKELRATEVLQMDFVSNVSHEFKTPINAIEGYTMLLQGEELSSDQEEYVEKILFNTQRLSGLVGNILLLSKLENQNIPMKKTEYRLDEQIRQAFLSLETKWTEKEIGFQVELEEVKYTGNEGLFMHIWINLLDNAIKFSPSKGTITMFLKQEQDSVKFILEDEGPGIEDDVKSRIFDKFYQVDGSHKAEGNGLGLALVKRIVDSAGGTIKAENREYGGCRFVVELPIQKDEAI, encoded by the coding sequence ATGGAACAAAAGAAAGAAAAAGGATTGCGGATCCGATCCTGTCTGACTGGTGCAATCTGGCTGGCACTTGTATTTTCAACAGTCATATCTGCTTTATTATTTGCTTTTTTGAATCATTTTTTTAATCTGCCGGGCAGCATACCTGTGCTTGGCTGGCTTTTGATTTTCAATACATTGATTGCAGGGCTGATCACTTCCTTTATCAATGCAAAGTTACTGGAACCAATTACCAGACTTAGTAAAGCAATGAAGGAAGTTTCTCAGGGAGATTTTGAACAGCATTTGGAAACGAACAGCCGTATAGCAGAAGTTGGAGAATCTTATCAAAGTTTTAACGTTATGACAAAAGAACTTCGTGCAACAGAGGTGCTGCAGATGGATTTTGTATCTAATGTTTCTCATGAGTTTAAGACCCCGATTAATGCCATTGAAGGATATACAATGCTGCTTCAGGGAGAAGAACTGTCTTCGGATCAAGAGGAATATGTAGAAAAAATCTTATTTAACACCCAAAGACTTTCCGGATTGGTTGGTAATATTTTGCTGTTATCCAAGTTAGAGAATCAGAATATACCAATGAAAAAAACAGAATATCGTCTGGATGAACAGATCCGCCAGGCATTTCTTTCATTGGAAACAAAATGGACAGAAAAAGAAATTGGTTTTCAGGTAGAATTGGAGGAAGTTAAATATACTGGGAATGAAGGACTTTTTATGCATATCTGGATAAATCTTTTGGATAATGCGATTAAATTCAGCCCTTCAAAGGGGACAATTACGATGTTTCTGAAACAAGAACAGGATTCTGTTAAGTTCATTCTGGAAGATGAAGGACCAGGAATAGAGGATGATGTAAAATCCAGAATATTTGACAAGTTCTATCAGGTAGATGGATCTCATAAAGCAGAAGGAAATGGCCTAGGTCTTGCACTTGTAAAACGGATTGTAGATAGTGCCGGAGGAACAATCAAAGCAGAAAACCGTGAATATGGTGGATGCAGATTTGTTGTAGAGCTTCCAATACAGAAAGATGAGGCCATATAA
- a CDS encoding response regulator transcription factor, giving the protein MGKVSVLIRRKENVFQILIVEDDKELSQLFQKVLEKNGYQVKSASDGAQALEVLDKEYIDLIISDIMMPVMDGYELVSELRSAGYQIPVLMITAKGSFDDMRQGFLSGSDDYMVKPVNVNEMVLRVGALLRRAQILNEHKIVIGSTEFDYDAMTVTTDKESLVLPKKEFLLLYKLAASPGRTFTKQQLMDEVWGYETEADPHTIEVHIGRIRERFKDNPDFEIVTMRGIGYKVVKK; this is encoded by the coding sequence ATGGGCAAGGTATCTGTTTTAATAAGGAGGAAGGAAAACGTGTTTCAAATATTGATTGTAGAAGATGATAAAGAATTAAGCCAGCTATTCCAAAAAGTGCTTGAGAAGAATGGATATCAAGTCAAAAGTGCATCGGATGGAGCACAGGCATTAGAAGTATTGGATAAGGAATATATTGATCTGATCATTTCTGATATTATGATGCCGGTTATGGATGGCTATGAACTGGTGTCAGAACTTCGTTCAGCAGGATATCAGATACCAGTGCTTATGATCACTGCGAAAGGTTCCTTTGATGATATGCGCCAGGGATTTCTTTCGGGAAGTGACGATTATATGGTAAAACCGGTAAATGTGAATGAAATGGTTTTAAGAGTCGGAGCACTGCTTCGCCGTGCACAGATACTGAATGAACACAAAATTGTGATCGGTTCAACAGAGTTTGATTATGATGCAATGACGGTTACAACTGATAAGGAAAGTCTTGTTTTGCCTAAAAAAGAATTCCTGCTTTTATATAAGCTTGCAGCTTCGCCAGGCAGAACATTTACAAAACAACAGTTGATGGATGAAGTATGGGGATACGAGACGGAGGCAGACCCACATACGATAGAGGTACATATAGGAAGAATCAGAGAGCGTTTTAAAGATAACCCTGATTTTGAAATCGTAACAATGCGTGGAATTGGATACAAGGTGGTGAAAAAATAA
- a CDS encoding phospholipase D family protein, which yields MKKHKICKILLVILAIFLCVAFYELLGICIAYKKQPEVSNTTKKETKNGSWNECSENTERAVIIEKNPEALLQRVRLIQNAKEEIILSTFAFKSDESGKLILGALHDAADRGVHIRLLVDGMESWIDMEGNPYFYGLSSHENVEIKLYNKANPLKPWKMMGRMHDKYLIADGKTYILGGRNTYNYFLGDFPGHKNYDRDVLVVCNEPEKENSVNQLSDYFETIWDQEDSGYFHNNKKLANRKSVKNAVLELQNGYQKYFEENKERICDTDYTDETFETEKIALVSNPIHTGSKEPVVWYQLGELMKNAKERVKIHTPYIICNDMMYNTWKEIAERVPDFSIMTNSVANNGNPFGSADYARNRNRILNTGIDIWEYEGGYSYHGKSILIDDDLSVIGSFNMDMRSTYLDTELMLVIRSKDINKQLEEGMMEYERVSRQILEDGTYRDPYHVEPIELTKKRQRKIFLVQHLLGWARYLF from the coding sequence ATGAAAAAGCATAAAATATGTAAAATCCTTCTTGTTATACTGGCAATTTTTTTATGTGTGGCTTTTTATGAATTGCTCGGAATCTGCATTGCATATAAAAAGCAGCCGGAAGTGTCCAATACAACCAAAAAAGAAACAAAAAATGGTTCGTGGAACGAATGCAGTGAAAATACGGAACGTGCAGTGATCATAGAAAAGAATCCAGAAGCGCTTTTACAAAGAGTGCGTTTGATCCAGAATGCAAAAGAGGAAATTATTCTTTCTACTTTTGCATTTAAATCCGATGAAAGTGGAAAATTAATCTTAGGAGCACTGCATGATGCGGCAGACAGAGGTGTGCATATTCGTCTGTTAGTAGATGGAATGGAGAGCTGGATTGATATGGAAGGGAATCCGTATTTCTATGGATTATCTTCCCATGAGAATGTTGAAATTAAACTGTATAATAAAGCCAACCCGTTGAAACCATGGAAAATGATGGGTAGAATGCATGATAAATATTTGATTGCAGATGGTAAGACATATATTCTTGGCGGAAGAAATACATATAATTATTTCCTGGGGGATTTTCCGGGACATAAGAACTATGACAGAGACGTGTTGGTTGTTTGCAATGAACCTGAGAAAGAAAATTCAGTTAACCAGTTGTCAGATTATTTTGAAACTATATGGGATCAGGAAGACAGTGGTTATTTTCATAACAATAAAAAACTGGCAAATAGAAAATCTGTAAAGAACGCAGTTTTAGAGCTGCAGAACGGCTATCAGAAATATTTTGAAGAGAATAAGGAAAGAATCTGCGATACCGATTATACGGACGAAACTTTTGAGACAGAAAAGATTGCATTAGTGTCAAATCCTATCCACACAGGTTCCAAAGAACCAGTAGTGTGGTATCAACTGGGAGAACTAATGAAAAATGCAAAAGAGCGCGTGAAAATTCATACACCATATATTATCTGCAATGATATGATGTATAATACATGGAAAGAGATTGCGGAGAGAGTTCCGGATTTTTCTATCATGACCAATTCGGTTGCCAACAATGGAAATCCGTTTGGTTCTGCTGATTATGCGAGAAACAGAAACAGAATTTTAAATACAGGAATTGATATCTGGGAGTATGAAGGCGGCTATTCTTACCACGGAAAAAGCATCCTGATTGATGATGATCTATCCGTAATCGGTTCCTTTAACATGGATATGAGAAGCACGTATCTGGATACGGAACTGATGCTTGTAATTCGCAGTAAAGATATTAATAAACAGTTGGAAGAGGGCATGATGGAATATGAAAGAGTGTCCCGCCAGATATTGGAAGATGGAACCTATCGTGATCCATATCATGTAGAGCCAATCGAATTAACAAAGAAACGTCAGAGAAAAATATTTTTGGTACAGCATCTGCTTGGATGGGCAAGGTATCTGTTTTAA
- a CDS encoding MarR family winged helix-turn-helix transcriptional regulator — MGAGTSAEEFFLKSINVESIFEFVERTDYLFLYSIKECVEKSDCHEGVYLSEVAEYMKLSIPETSKMVKSLENKGYIIWKLDEKKERTYLVLTNKAIELSNCQKEKMIEAYEKIISNIQEDDLAVTRCTLRKIRQLMEEIK; from the coding sequence ATGGGAGCAGGAACCAGTGCAGAGGAGTTTTTTTTAAAGAGCATCAATGTTGAAAGTATATTTGAATTTGTTGAAAGAACAGATTATTTGTTTCTTTATAGTATAAAGGAATGTGTTGAAAAATCAGACTGTCATGAAGGAGTATATCTTTCAGAAGTGGCAGAATACATGAAATTATCGATTCCAGAAACATCTAAGATGGTAAAAAGTCTTGAAAATAAAGGATATATTATCTGGAAATTAGATGAAAAAAAAGAAAGAACATACCTTGTTTTGACGAACAAGGCAATTGAATTAAGTAATTGTCAGAAAGAAAAAATGATAGAAGCTTATGAAAAAATCATATCGAATATACAAGAAGATGACCTGGCAGTTACACGGTGTACATTGAGAAAAATCCGACAGCTTATGGAAGAAATAAAATAG
- a CDS encoding citrate/2-methylcitrate synthase, producing MKGAIQMSNLENYMKQQAIFCEQNDSISKNLYSEYGVKRGLRDEKGQGVLTGLTNISDIKAFEYRDGVKSPCDGELSYRGYNIKDLVTGSKGKRFVFEEGAYLLLFGELPTDTQLMEFQGRLSDCMELPTNFTRDVIMKAPTSDIMGSMTRSILTLGSYDKEKESLEIPNVLRQSMQLIAAFPMLAVYAYHAYCHYEKNESMYIHRPEKDLSIAENFLRLLRPDTKFTELEARVLDIALLLHMEHGGGNNSTFTTRVVTSSGSDTYSVISAAMSSLKGKKHGGANLMVMNMMDDIKSHVKDYEDEEEIASYLSKILKKEAFDQKGLIYGMGHAVYSISDPRERVFKGFVEQLARDKGREKDMTLYNNIEKIAPKLIAKQRQIFKGVSPNIDFYSGFVYDMLNIPRELYTPLFAIARIAGWSAHRLEELITTDKIIRPAYKSLVSKKEYIEREER from the coding sequence ATGAAAGGAGCGATTCAAATGAGCAATTTGGAAAATTATATGAAACAGCAAGCAATTTTTTGTGAACAAAATGATAGCATTAGTAAGAATCTGTATTCAGAGTATGGTGTAAAAAGAGGCTTACGAGATGAAAAAGGCCAAGGTGTGTTGACGGGGCTTACAAATATTTCTGATATAAAAGCTTTTGAATATCGTGATGGAGTAAAGAGTCCATGTGATGGCGAGTTATCTTATCGTGGTTATAATATAAAAGATTTAGTAACAGGAAGTAAAGGAAAAAGGTTTGTCTTTGAAGAAGGAGCATATCTTCTTTTATTCGGAGAATTGCCAACTGATACACAGTTAATGGAATTTCAGGGAAGACTATCTGATTGTATGGAACTACCGACTAACTTTACCAGAGATGTCATTATGAAAGCACCTACATCAGATATTATGGGTTCTATGACTCGAAGTATTCTTACATTGGGCTCTTACGATAAGGAGAAAGAAAGTCTTGAAATTCCGAATGTGCTAAGGCAGAGTATGCAGTTGATCGCAGCATTTCCTATGTTAGCAGTATATGCATACCATGCTTATTGTCATTATGAAAAAAACGAAAGTATGTATATTCATAGACCTGAAAAAGATTTATCTATTGCTGAAAATTTCCTGCGCCTATTAAGACCAGATACAAAATTCACAGAACTGGAAGCAAGAGTACTGGATATAGCATTATTGTTACATATGGAACATGGTGGTGGTAACAATTCTACATTCACTACACGGGTAGTAACATCTTCAGGTTCAGATACTTATTCTGTTATTTCAGCAGCAATGTCATCCTTAAAAGGAAAAAAACATGGCGGTGCAAATCTGATGGTAATGAATATGATGGATGATATTAAAAGTCATGTGAAAGATTATGAAGACGAAGAGGAAATTGCATCATATCTGAGTAAGATTTTGAAGAAAGAGGCGTTTGATCAGAAAGGACTTATTTATGGAATGGGACATGCTGTATATTCTATTTCAGATCCGAGAGAAAGGGTGTTCAAAGGCTTTGTAGAACAACTCGCAAGGGATAAAGGACGTGAGAAAGATATGACCCTTTATAACAATATTGAGAAGATTGCACCTAAGTTGATTGCAAAGCAGCGTCAGATATTCAAAGGAGTAAGTCCTAATATAGATTTCTATAGTGGTTTTGTGTATGACATGTTGAATATTCCAAGAGAATTGTACACGCCATTATTTGCGATAGCAAGAATTGCTGGTTGGAGTGCACATCGCCTGGAAGAATTGATAACTACAGATAAGATCATTCGCCCGGCATATAAGAGTCTAGTCAGCAAAAAAGAATATATAGAAAGAGAGGAACGATAA